One part of the Eptesicus fuscus isolate TK198812 chromosome 20, DD_ASM_mEF_20220401, whole genome shotgun sequence genome encodes these proteins:
- the ADPRM gene encoding manganese-dependent ADP-ribose/CDP-alcohol diphosphatase isoform X1 produces the protein MDDKPSPGAVSESSEHLFSFGVIADIQYANLEDGYNYQGTRRRYYRHSLLHLQGAIEHWNKESSPPCCVLQLGDIIDGYNAQYKASEKSLELVMNVFQRLKVPVHHTWGNHEFYNFSRDYLTNSKLNTKFLEDQIEHHPETVPTGSFYAYHFVPFPKFRFILLDSYDLSVLGVDQSSPKYQQCLKMLKEHNPNLELNSPQGLSEPQFVQFNGGFSQEQLNWLNEVLTFSDTNQEKVVIVSHLPIYPEASDSVCLAWNYRDALAVIWSHECVVCFFAGHTHDGGYSEDPFGVHHINVEGVIETAPDSQAFGTIYVYPDKMVLKGRGRVTDRIMNYRKEKPFPFLV, from the exons ATGGATGATAAGCCCAGTCCTGGAGCCGTAAGTGAGAGTTCAGAACATCTCTTCTCCTTTGGAGTTATAGCAGATATTCAATATGCTAACTTAGAAGATGGCTATAATTACCAAGGAACCAGAAGAAGATACTACAGACACAGTCTTCTTCACTTGCAGGGTGCTATTGAACACTGGAATAAAGAAAGCAGTCCACCCTGTTGTGTACTTCAGCTTGGAGATATCATTGATGGCTACAATGCACAGTATAAAGCATCAGAAAAGTCACTAGAACTTGTTATGAATGTGTTTCAAAGGCTTAAAGTCCCAGTTCATCACACGTGGGGAAATCACGAATTCTATAACTTCAGCAGAGACTACTTAACAAACTCTAAACTGAACACAAAGTTTCTAGAAGACCAAATTGAACACCATCCTGAAACTGTGCCTACAGGGAGTTTTTACGCTTACCATTTTGTTCCATTCCCTAAATTCCGGTTCATTTTACTCGATTCTTATGACTTGAGTGTCTTGGGCGTGGACCAGTCCTCTCCAAAATACCAGCAGTGTCTGAAGATGCTGAAGGAGCACAATCCAAATTTGGAATTGAATAGTCCTCAAG gactttctgagcctcagtttgtccAGTTTAATGGAGGATTCAGCCAAGAGCAACTGAACTGGTTGAATGAAGTCCTTACATTCTCTGACACAAACCAAGAAAAGGTGGTGATCGTGA GTCATCTTCCCATTTACCCAGAGGCCTCTGACTCTGTGTGCCTGGCCTGGAATTACAGAGACGCCCTCGCAGTCATTTGGTCTCatgagtgtgtggtgtgtttcTTCGCCGGTCACACTCACGATGGTGGCTACTCTGAGGATCCTTTTGGTGTGCACCACATCAACGTGGAAGGGGTCATTGAAACAGCTCCGGACAGCCAGGCTTTTGGCACAATTTATGTCTATCCCGACAAAATGGTGTTGAAAGGGAGAGGCCGAGTTACAGACAGAATTATGAATTACAGGAAGGAAAAACCTTTTCCATTTTTAGTCTGA
- the ADPRM gene encoding manganese-dependent ADP-ribose/CDP-alcohol diphosphatase isoform X2 — translation MDDKPSPGAGAIEHWNKESSPPCCVLQLGDIIDGYNAQYKASEKSLELVMNVFQRLKVPVHHTWGNHEFYNFSRDYLTNSKLNTKFLEDQIEHHPETVPTGSFYAYHFVPFPKFRFILLDSYDLSVLGVDQSSPKYQQCLKMLKEHNPNLELNSPQGLSEPQFVQFNGGFSQEQLNWLNEVLTFSDTNQEKVVIVSHLPIYPEASDSVCLAWNYRDALAVIWSHECVVCFFAGHTHDGGYSEDPFGVHHINVEGVIETAPDSQAFGTIYVYPDKMVLKGRGRVTDRIMNYRKEKPFPFLV, via the exons ATGGATGATAAGCCCAGTCCTGGAGCC GGTGCTATTGAACACTGGAATAAAGAAAGCAGTCCACCCTGTTGTGTACTTCAGCTTGGAGATATCATTGATGGCTACAATGCACAGTATAAAGCATCAGAAAAGTCACTAGAACTTGTTATGAATGTGTTTCAAAGGCTTAAAGTCCCAGTTCATCACACGTGGGGAAATCACGAATTCTATAACTTCAGCAGAGACTACTTAACAAACTCTAAACTGAACACAAAGTTTCTAGAAGACCAAATTGAACACCATCCTGAAACTGTGCCTACAGGGAGTTTTTACGCTTACCATTTTGTTCCATTCCCTAAATTCCGGTTCATTTTACTCGATTCTTATGACTTGAGTGTCTTGGGCGTGGACCAGTCCTCTCCAAAATACCAGCAGTGTCTGAAGATGCTGAAGGAGCACAATCCAAATTTGGAATTGAATAGTCCTCAAG gactttctgagcctcagtttgtccAGTTTAATGGAGGATTCAGCCAAGAGCAACTGAACTGGTTGAATGAAGTCCTTACATTCTCTGACACAAACCAAGAAAAGGTGGTGATCGTGA GTCATCTTCCCATTTACCCAGAGGCCTCTGACTCTGTGTGCCTGGCCTGGAATTACAGAGACGCCCTCGCAGTCATTTGGTCTCatgagtgtgtggtgtgtttcTTCGCCGGTCACACTCACGATGGTGGCTACTCTGAGGATCCTTTTGGTGTGCACCACATCAACGTGGAAGGGGTCATTGAAACAGCTCCGGACAGCCAGGCTTTTGGCACAATTTATGTCTATCCCGACAAAATGGTGTTGAAAGGGAGAGGCCGAGTTACAGACAGAATTATGAATTACAGGAAGGAAAAACCTTTTCCATTTTTAGTCTGA